The following DNA comes from Terriglobales bacterium.
ATCCCATCTGCTGGACGGAGGCGCCGAAGGACTTGCGCATGCTGGCGCGGCAGCGGCGGCGCTGGCAGTTGGGCCTGCTGCAGACCGTGGTGAAGCACCACGACATGATCTTCAATCGCCGCTATGGAGCGCTGGGGATGCTGAGCATGCCCTTCCACGCCTACATCGAGGCGGTGGGCTGCCTGGTGGAGGCGCTGGGGACGGTGCTCATCCCCTTCTCGTTCCTGGTGGGCGCCATGCCGTGGTCGCTGTTCCTCCTGCTGATGTTGCTGGCTGTGGGCTACGGCACGCTGCTCTCCACCGGATCGATACTCATGGAGGAGGCGACCATCGGGCGTTATCCGCGGGTGGGACACGTGGTCACGCTGATGGCCTACGCGTTGCTGGAGAACATTGGATACCGGCAGATGATGGCCTTCTGCCGCGCCCAAGGAGTGATTCAGTACCTGCTGGGGCGGCGGCGCTGGGAGACGGTGCGCAAGAGCGGCATGGCGGAGGCGGCGCATGCCTAAGTGGATGAAGAACCGGCTGGTGATCGGGCTGGTGGTGTTCTTCACCGCCATGGGGATCTGGGAATCGCGGAAGCCGCGGTTCCGGCCGATGTACCAGCAGGGCGCCGCGCTCTATCAGCAGCAGCGCTACCTGCAGGCACTGCAGCAGTTCGACCGTGCCTACGGCGTCGACCCCAACCAGGTCGCGGTGGTGGTGATGATGGGGTGGAGCAACCTGAAGCTGCGCCGCTACGAGGAAGCGCGGTTCTACTTTCAGCGGGCACAGCGGCTCGACCCGCGCAACCCGGAGGCGCAACTGGGAGCGGCGTTCGTCGCCTGGCACACCGGCCAGCGGCTGGACGGCAACAAGGCCCAGAGGTTGGCGGCGCGGTTCCCCGACGATCCGGAAGTGCGGGCCATGGCGGAGGCGGCAAAGAAGCAGGAGGCAGGAGGCAGGAGGTAGGAGGCAGGAGGGGGGCAGGAAGCAGGAAGCAGGAAGCAGCAGGCAGGTAGCAGGACCTGCAGCCAGCCTGCTGCAGCCTGCCTCCTGTTGCTAGCCAGCTTTGCGGATCTCGATGTCGGCGCGGTCGGTGTTGAGGCGGACGCTGGGGCCGCCGCCGCCGACTTGGCCGGTAGCGTGGGCTTCACGGCCGGCGGTCTCGAT
Coding sequences within:
- a CDS encoding tetratricopeptide repeat protein produces the protein MPKWMKNRLVIGLVVFFTAMGIWESRKPRFRPMYQQGAALYQQQRYLQALQQFDRAYGVDPNQVAVVVMMGWSNLKLRRYEEARFYFQRAQRLDPRNPEAQLGAAFVAWHTGQRLDGNKAQRLAARFPDDPEVRAMAEAAKKQEAGGRR